The DNA window TTCGTATTCTCATTTAAAAGGCAGCATAAAAAATGGTCAAATGACTACTCATAATGGCACAAACGTAGAGGATGTtcagaagaaaaagaagcatAACAGTTGCATTTGCAAGGAGGACAATCACGGTAGTTACAGGGAAGAGAAGAGATATGATGTTGatttaaatatgcataaacGCAGTAGCAGTAAGAGTAAGTATAACTCAATGAATAATTCAAATTACTCTAAGTATGATTTAAAAAGTCTTAGTAATAATGAGAGTAAACAGtcatatgaaaataataatatgaaaccATATGAGAAACCACATCAGAGGCTTTCCTCCTTAACatttaatagtaatagttaCCAATAcaaacttaaaaatatgtataatggtgatataaatatgaagaaagatttttttttttttgaatcaTCAGAGGACGAATATGGTAATAAAAAGGATGATAAATATACGcctaatgaaaaaagaaagaataatGAGTATAGGgaacagaaaaataaaggaagTAATTCAGCTAGCTGCAATAGTGAAAATGATAAGAAAGAAACACATTTCAATAAACAGCAGTACATTGATAATGATTTGCTAAAACGGTATTGGCAAAAGGATGAAAGCAAATATAGTCATGATGataaaattgcaaaaaaagGCATCAGAAGTGACAGGAGCTGCAAAAGTAGTAGAGAAAGTAGCTTCAACGGTGAGCACTGTCTaagtgaaaatgaaaaaaaaattaacattgAAGGGAAACAACTCCAGGATGGAAAAAAGAATGGGAAGAAGGACAAAGCGAAGGATAAAGCAAATGAAAAGGGAATTgcatatttcatatataacgATAAGAAGGAGGAAGAGAAGAAAGAAGGAAAAGCTACGGACGATGCACGCATGCCCCAAAAGGAGCAAGTAGAAAAGCTGTATTACGAAAATATTCTCATGGAAAAAGATCGAGAAGAAAAATCAATCAACGGTAAAGATGACAGTAGCTTCGAAAGCTtcaaaaacattttttatgatCGAAAAAATAGGAATGTTTCAATTCATGAACAATCGTGTGTAGATGACAAAGCAATGGATAAGCATGAGGAGGAACAGTTTAAAAATGAGCATGACGACCATCACCACCATGGTAAAATACTCCTTAATGACAACACACATATGGATGGTCAAGGGCTGGAGAGACAGAAAAAAAGTAGTCattctaataattttattaaaaacaatgaagaaataaaaaaaatgagatatgaatataaatcaCTAATACGAATAATAGACACATTTATTGACGAAAGTTTAAACGGACAAAGTGTTAACAATTCTCTTATCCATACAAACAGTAATAGAATAAATGATGAGAAGGAAGGAAtgaaaaacaattttttttcagagAACGAGGATGAATATAAAGGTGAAGACtctatgaaaataatagatGAAATATCcttgcaaaataaaaataaatatattatattaaaatatgatgaAGATTCACTCATTGAAGCgttagaaaaattaagaattgataaacagaaaaaattagAGGAAGCGAAAGAAGAAGgggaagaagaggaagaggaagaggaagaagaagaagctGATGAGGATGCAgatgaagagaaaaaaaaaaaaaaaaaaattaaaaatagacaaaagtatattttttaaatgtaataaaaaagatcATTACGAAGCAGCTGTATTCATTCTAAATCAGAAAGGTGATAATAAAGTTTTAATTGATAAGTTCAATGTACCTCTTTTATATTCACAAATAAAATGCTTAATCGATACAAGATGGTTAAATGATGAAGTAATTAACTTTTATCTTAGTATGTTACAAGAATACAATGAAcagaatacaaaaaatagtATGTCACATTTaccaaaaatttttatttttagtacCTTCTTTTTTCAATCCTTAAGTTCAAATGGatgttataattatagtaAGGTATCTCGTTGGacaaagagaaaaaaaattgacattttttctttcgatttaattttaattcctTTGCATGTAGGAGGAAATCATTGGACTTTAGGctcaattaatataaaagataaaaaaataaaattatatgactCTTTAAATATgccaaataaaaaattttttgaatacaTAAGTAAATACATAGTTGATGAAATCCGagataaaaaacaaatggaAATTAACATTTCCTCATGGGAGTATAACAAGGAGGGAAGTTCAGAGGTATGCCTCAGAACAAGCcttcatttaaaaaagggGAGAAGCGCCCTTCCCTTACcccccaaaaaaaaaaaaaaaaaatatgaactaCATCCATTTTTTGctacacgtatatatacatatatatatgtatgtatgcacgaATGTTTATTGTATTATCACCACATATTGTACATGTTAATGcgaattttaattttttttattttaacaggGCGGAATACCGCATCAAGAGAACGGATATGACTGCGGTGTGTTCACGTGTATGTTTGCCAAATGCTTAAGCTTCAACAGAGAATTTGATTTTAATCAAAAAGATATAAAGGAGATACGATTAAAAATGGTATGGTGTGAGTGCACACAACTTGTATAATGTTTACATGTGCAAGTGCatgtaatatacatttacatgtCGATTGCACTTCTGCACATTTGGCGGAGCTGTGAAGTTTAGCTTCTGTTTACGCTTACGCAGTTCTTAAGCggtttattttgttatatagtACCTTAGTTATACTTTGTTATATTGTACTGtgctatatttatattgtattatatttttctgcaTAGTATTTTACTtacatttttctcttttttccgTATGTGCAGGTTTACGAAATATCTCAGGGGTGTCTTACATTTTGATCGGAACGGTAGCAAAATTAGCAGAAACAGCACAAGTAATAACAGAATAATGTAggagcttttttttttttttttttccattatattTCGTTATAGTTTTCTCTATTCTttattcatctttttttttcc is part of the Plasmodium malariae genome assembly, chromosome: 14 genome and encodes:
- the SENP1 gene encoding sentrin-specific protease 1, putative — protein: MNKGHWNINCLFEKDKYSIASNHRAQNEENKKVSSKVYSKEYSKEYSKEYSKEYSKEYSKVSNKVSSNGKYKEAAYTAHDHDYKIRVLSTNLSGETSTNDHHFVFKQNRLHHDDRRKLYSDHYRKLNYDEKLCREKHDKLDSKQESRSGRVENRSSKVESRNSKLESRNSKLESRNSKMESRNSKMESWDNKMESRNSKMESRNSKMESWDNKLYRKMHKEGHRKSNHKLGLKQNNKSYTHFKSSSNTGVDKNVNSDKEKAGSGLLWSCVKSMCSSFASVVKKNIFSYENSNSNLKKKIISDNSRLIDKKSKRNRQKKDDKGMLSDDNYLSSLKNKSCFISGNIKYKNESNSMNNFTHGYLKKNEKYNADDENNKNDENDANDADDENNKNDENDEYNKNGEYNKNDANDEYNKNDEYNKNNKNDEYNKNNKNKYKHNDEHVTDRNKKIKNSFYDFSENDIKNLFLSDNEKMDYSYSHLKGSIKNGQMTTHNGTNVEDVQKKKKHNSCICKEDNHGSYREEKRYDVDLNMHKRSSSKSKYNSMNNSNYSKYDLKSLSNNESKQSYENNNMKPYEKPHQRLSSLTFNSNSYQYKLKNMYNGDINMKKDFFFFESSEDEYGNKKDDKYTPNEKRKNNEYREQKNKGSNSASCNSENDKKETHFNKQQYIDNDLLKRYWQKDESKYSHDDKIAKKGIRSDRSCKSSRESSFNGEHCLSENEKKINIEGKQLQDGKKNGKKDKAKDKANEKGIAYFIYNDKKEEEKKEGKATDDARMPQKEQVEKLYYENILMEKDREEKSINGKDDSSFESFKNIFYDRKNRNVSIHEQSCVDDKAMDKHEEEQFKNEHDDHHHHGKILLNDNTHMDGQGLERQKKSSHSNNFIKNNEEIKKMRYEYKSLIRIIDTFIDESLNGQSVNNSLIHTNSNRINDEKEGMKNNFFSENEDEYKGEDSMKIIDEISLQNKNKYIILKYDEDSLIEALEKLRIDKQKKLEEAKEEGEEEEEEEEEEEADEDADEEKKLKIDKSIFFKCNKKDHYEAAVFILNQKGDNKVLIDKFNVPLLYSQIKCLIDTRWLNDEVINFYLSMLQEYNEQNTKNSMSHLPKIFIFSTFFFQSLSSNGCYNYSKVSRWTKRKKIDIFSFDLILIPLHVGGNHWTLGSINIKDKKIKLYDSLNMPNKKFFEYISKYIVDEIRDKKQMEINISSWEYNKEGSSEGGIPHQENGYDCGVFTCMFAKCLSFNREFDFNQKDIKEIRLKMVYEISQGCLTF